A window from Drosophila nasuta strain 15112-1781.00 chromosome 3, ASM2355853v1, whole genome shotgun sequence encodes these proteins:
- the LOC132790253 gene encoding uncharacterized protein LOC132790253 isoform X1, with translation MDSVPLEKLGSFCKALRDSELRTLALLGCPMKVRKSPHFFQLEVFVCGHIVTEVPADARISCKLIFKCPRFYPRDAPDVHIRSKNNFPDHLVAAIFTEFERIRHLYRGSQHIIPMVTSALHMIEREDQKPNRMTMSQEICRP, from the exons ATGGACAGTGTTCCTCTTGAGAAGCTTGGCTCCTTTTGTAAGGCGTTGCGTGATTCAGAGCTGCGAACTCTCGCTTTGCTCGGTTGTCCGATGAAGGTGCGAAAGTCGCCGCACTTTTTCCAGCTTGAGGTCTTTGTTTGTGGACACATTGTGACCGAGGTACCGGCGGATGCGCGCATCAGTTGCAAGTTGATCTTTAAGTGTCCAAGATTTTATCCCCGCGATGCTCCCGATGTCCACATCCGATCGAAGAACAATTTTCCCGATCACTTGGTAGCTGCAATATTCACGGAATTTGAACGCATTCGCCATTTGTATCGTGGATCACAGCACATAATTCCGATGGTAACCAGTGCTCTACATATGATTGAGCGGGAAGACCAGAAACCTAACCGCATGACT ATGAGTCAAGAAATTTGTAGACCCTAG
- the LOC132790253 gene encoding uncharacterized protein LOC132790253 isoform X2, with product MDSVPLEKLGSFCKALRDSELRTLALLGCPMKVRKSPHFFQLEVFVCGHIVTEVPADARISCKLIFKCPRFYPRDAPDVHIRSKNNFPDHLVAAIFTEFERIRHLYRGSQHIIPMVTSALHMIEREDQKPNRMTVDESRNL from the exons ATGGACAGTGTTCCTCTTGAGAAGCTTGGCTCCTTTTGTAAGGCGTTGCGTGATTCAGAGCTGCGAACTCTCGCTTTGCTCGGTTGTCCGATGAAGGTGCGAAAGTCGCCGCACTTTTTCCAGCTTGAGGTCTTTGTTTGTGGACACATTGTGACCGAGGTACCGGCGGATGCGCGCATCAGTTGCAAGTTGATCTTTAAGTGTCCAAGATTTTATCCCCGCGATGCTCCCGATGTCCACATCCGATCGAAGAACAATTTTCCCGATCACTTGGTAGCTGCAATATTCACGGAATTTGAACGCATTCGCCATTTGTATCGTGGATCACAGCACATAATTCCGATGGTAACCAGTGCTCTACATATGATTGAGCGGGAAGACCAGAAACCTAACCGCATGACTGTGG ATGAGTCAAGAAATTTGTAG